One window of the Paenibacillus beijingensis genome contains the following:
- a CDS encoding carbohydrate ABC transporter permease, producing MQRTTGFRTGSLLFLLPALLLFAAYFIYPVGYVVTISLMKWDGLSRPEFVGLRNFMGLFQDDVFRTSIRNNLIWAFAEGFIQVPLAILVALLLSRKPKGWKLLRTIYFFPHVISGIALAMMWSAVYNNEYGLLNGFLQWIGLPQWQHNWLGGLGTAFPSVLAYGLLYIGYFMVIILAEISSIPKSYYEAASIDGATRMQQDWHITLPLIRGAVATCVTLAMVYGLRQFEQVFLLTGGGPANSSSVLVLYLYKELQNFHYGTANALGTVLIAVGVAVIVTVRKLFGAAKYDM from the coding sequence ATGCAGCGCACAACCGGGTTCCGTACAGGCAGCCTCCTTTTTCTGCTTCCGGCTTTACTGCTGTTTGCCGCTTATTTCATCTATCCGGTCGGTTATGTCGTCACCATCAGCTTGATGAAATGGGACGGCCTCAGCCGTCCGGAATTTGTCGGCCTCCGCAACTTCATGGGCTTATTTCAGGACGATGTATTCCGTACTTCCATACGCAACAATTTGATCTGGGCATTTGCGGAAGGATTCATACAAGTGCCGCTCGCCATCCTGGTCGCGCTGCTTTTATCGCGGAAACCTAAGGGCTGGAAGCTGCTGCGCACCATTTATTTTTTTCCACACGTCATTTCGGGCATCGCGCTCGCGATGATGTGGAGCGCCGTTTACAACAATGAATACGGGCTGCTCAACGGCTTTCTGCAATGGATCGGATTGCCGCAATGGCAGCACAACTGGCTGGGAGGACTTGGCACCGCCTTTCCATCTGTGCTTGCTTACGGGCTGCTCTATATCGGTTATTTCATGGTTATTATTTTGGCGGAAATATCGTCCATCCCGAAGTCCTATTACGAGGCCGCCAGCATAGACGGGGCGACGCGCATGCAGCAGGATTGGCACATTACGCTGCCTTTAATCAGAGGGGCCGTTGCCACCTGCGTTACGCTGGCGATGGTTTACGGGCTGCGGCAGTTCGAGCAGGTTTTTTTGCTGACGGGCGGCGGCCCGGCCAACAGCAGCTCGGTGCTCGTCCTCTATTTGTATAAAGAGCTGCAAAATTTCCATTATGGAACGGCCAACGCTCTGGGCACGGTACTGATTGCAGTGGGCGTCGCCGTCATCGTGACGGTTCGCAAATTATTTGGTGCCGCAAAATACGACATGTAA